The Antedon mediterranea chromosome 11, ecAntMedi1.1, whole genome shotgun sequence genome window below encodes:
- the LOC140062584 gene encoding uncharacterized protein isoform X2, with protein MEFKQGEFGDLNKMKNEELAYLLKRQENLLKNSRFVARLPDKGEKIMIFKKKLQDVIKQRETVDETADLLEKMKLESSGTAKDPKTRLSDGSILKDVQKFSFKPFESLRSKSIPANVERTRVASSRGNLNVKSKSQTVMEYSNVVSPLGKFGKTMIIPLEESQKLLVQQKEQYEDLQAQQAAERLAERMHLTMGEYEQQTTDVYRETEEATISEDEDETRSTADLTDLIDETM; from the exons ATGGAATTCAAACAAGGTGAATTTGGCGATTTAAACAAGATGAAAAATGAGGAGTTAGCATATTTACTGAAACGACAAGAAAATCTATTGAAAAATAGTAG GTTTGTGGCCAGATTACCTGATAAAGGAGAGAAAATAATGATCTTTAAAAAGAAACTTCAAGATGTGATAAAACAACGAGAAACTGTTGATGAAACTGCCGACTTATTAGAGAAAATGAAATTGGAATCAAGTGGAACTGCTAAAGACCCCAAAACCAGACTTAGCGATGGATCAATATTAAAAGATGTGCAAAAGTTTTCATTTAAACCATTTGAAAGTTTAAGATCAAAATCGATTCCTGCAAATGTAGAAAGAACAAGGGTGGCGTCTTCCAGAGGGAATTTGAATGTCAAATCAAAATCACAAACAGTTATGGAATACTCAAATGTTGTGTCACCTTTGGGGAAATTTGGAAAGACTATGATAATTCCTCTGGAAGAGTCACAAAAGCTACTTGTACAACAAAAAGAACAATAtgag GATCTGCAGGCTCAGCAAGCAGCAGAGAGGCTAGCTGAAAGAATGCACCTCACCATGGGAGAGTATGAACAACAAACTACTGATGT TTATCGTGAAACAGAAGAAGCAACAATCAGTGAGGATGAGGATGAAACTCGAAGCACTGCAGATCTCACTGATTTAATTGATGAAACTATGTGA
- the LOC140062584 gene encoding uncharacterized protein isoform X3: protein MIFKKKLQDVIKQRETVDETADLLEKMKLESSGTAKDPKTRLSDGSILKDVQKFSFKPFESLRSKSIPANVERTRVASSRGNLNVKSKSQTVMEYSNVVSPLGKFGKTMIIPLEESQKLLVQQKEQYEDLQAQQAAERLAERMHLTMGEYEQQTTDVYRETEEATISEDEDETRSTADLTDLIDETM, encoded by the exons ATGATCTTTAAAAAGAAACTTCAAGATGTGATAAAACAACGAGAAACTGTTGATGAAACTGCCGACTTATTAGAGAAAATGAAATTGGAATCAAGTGGAACTGCTAAAGACCCCAAAACCAGACTTAGCGATGGATCAATATTAAAAGATGTGCAAAAGTTTTCATTTAAACCATTTGAAAGTTTAAGATCAAAATCGATTCCTGCAAATGTAGAAAGAACAAGGGTGGCGTCTTCCAGAGGGAATTTGAATGTCAAATCAAAATCACAAACAGTTATGGAATACTCAAATGTTGTGTCACCTTTGGGGAAATTTGGAAAGACTATGATAATTCCTCTGGAAGAGTCACAAAAGCTACTTGTACAACAAAAAGAACAATAtgag GATCTGCAGGCTCAGCAAGCAGCAGAGAGGCTAGCTGAAAGAATGCACCTCACCATGGGAGAGTATGAACAACAAACTACTGATGT TTATCGTGAAACAGAAGAAGCAACAATCAGTGAGGATGAGGATGAAACTCGAAGCACTGCAGATCTCACTGATTTAATTGATGAAACTATGTGA